The Phoenix dactylifera cultivar Barhee BC4 chromosome 12, palm_55x_up_171113_PBpolish2nd_filt_p, whole genome shotgun sequence genome has a window encoding:
- the LOC103708881 gene encoding EPIDERMAL PATTERNING FACTOR-like protein 4 isoform X2: MELMRERRRGGSFSKSALLCWVFICLFSACALIASTNSRTAHLGEEEIRSSRTDSSTQGGLVRWRELSGGPGSYPPRCTSKCGSCTPCTPVHVPVPPGTPEITEYYPEAWRCKCGDKLYMP, encoded by the exons ATGGAGTTgatgagagagaggaggagaggtggaTCCTTCTCAAAGTCGGCTCTTTTATGCTGGGTTTTCATCTGCCTCTTCTCTGCCTGCGCTTTGATCGCCAGCACCAACAGCAGGACTGCTCATTTAGGCGAGGAAG AGATTAGAAGCTCAAGAACGGATTCTTCTACTCAG GGAGGATTGGTGCGGTGGCGGGAGCTGAGCGGGGGCCCGGGGTCGTACCCGCCGCGGTGTACGTCCAAGTGCGGTTCGTGCACGCCGTGCACCCCGGTGCACGTGCCGGTGCCGCCGGGCACGCCCGAGATCACCGAGTACTACCCGGAGGCCTGGCGTTGCAAATGCGGCGACAAGCTCTACATGCCCTGA
- the LOC103708929 gene encoding protein GRAVITROPIC IN THE LIGHT 1, which translates to MDSVPPRTTKNSSNVPGVFLHISKLCKLKSVGVSHNEIPKPTNDSSVDSSSAGEANCCVDSRDWKIHPQPLEGTWISSSGCLEEAVLSRLFITVSALKSAYVQLQQAHIPYEPKKILVADELMVSELESLSELEHLYGKKHQCDSNFQSSLCLKIQEHQEMVAELQTKIQCRESNIAHLRSEVEELERKNAELERNMKQQVLPEEELFPLRQELTPALFSEVFKFTSKSIHDFAKPLISLMKASGWNLDEAANLISDSVIYAERSHKKFAFEAYLSRVMLGDAQDVCFSLEQLDRVMSFRDPFDALMEDPDSNFGRFCWSKYVVAVPSKMERSFFGNLDQRAFVLSGGHPRTPFYQAFTRMARWIWALLVMVHSFIPRAEMFYVRRGDDYSKNYMESVVNQVSTEKGEQLKVGFTVMPGFKIGSAIIRCRVYPCRMKASTRFSSSSL; encoded by the coding sequence ATGGACTCTGTTCCCCCAAGAACTACGAAGAACTCTTCCAACGTCCCTGGCGTCTTTCTGCACATCTCAAAACTGTGTAAGCTGAAATCTGTTGGTGTATCCCACAATGAAATCCCGAAACCCACCAACGATTCCTCCGTCGACAGCTCCAGTGCTGGAGAGGCCAATTGCTGTGTCGACAGTCGAGACTGGAAGATCCACCCCCAACCATtggagggaacctggatctcaaGCTCCGGGTGCTTGGAAGAAGCTGTGCTCTCAAGGCTATTCATCACCGTCTCTGCTCTCAAATCAGCCTATGTCCAGCTCCAGCAAGCTCACATCCCTTATGAACCTAAGAAGATCCTTGTCGCCGATGAGCTCATGGTCTCCGAGCTTGAATCCCTTTCCGAGTTGGAGCATTTGTATGGGAAGAAACACCAATGCGATTCCAACTTTCAATCTTCTCTGTGCTTGAAGATTCAAGAGCATCAGGAAATGGTGGCAGAATTGCAAACCAAAATCCAGTGCAGAGAGTCCAACATTGCCCATCTCAGATCGGAAGTTGAGGAATTGGAACGaaagaatgctgaattggagCGGAATATGAAGCAGCAAGTGTTGCCTGAAGAGGAATTATTTCCACTGCGGCAAGAATTGACTCCAGCTTTGTTTTCTGAGGTCTTTAAGTTCACATCTAAATCCATCCATGACTTTGCAAAGCCACTGATTAGCTTAATGAAAGCTTCTGGTTGGAACCTAGATGAAGCAGCCAATTTAATATCCGATTCAGTCATATATGCTGAAAGATCTCACAAGAAATTTGCATTTGAAGCCTATCTCTCTCGGGTAATGCTCGGTGATGCTCAGGACGTATGCTTTAGTTTGGAGCAATTGGATCGTGTCATGAGCTTTCGGGACCCGTTTGATGCTTTGATGGAGGACCCTGATTCTAATTTTGGGAGATTTTGCTGGTCGAAGTATGTTGTGGCGGTGCCATCGAAGATGGAACGCTCATTCTTTGGTAATTTGGATCAAAGGGCATTCGTGTTGAGCGGCGGGCACCCAAGGACGCCGTTCTATCAAGCATTCACGAGGATGGCAAGATGGATTTGGGCATTGCTGGTGATGGTGCATTCCTTTATTCCAAGGGCTGAGATGTTTTATGTCAGGAGAGGGGATGATTACTCCAAGAACTACATGGAGAGTGTGGTGAATCAAGTGTCGACTGAGAAAGGAGAGCAGCTTAAGGTCGGGTTTACGGTGATGCCAGGGTTTAAGATTGGAAGCGCCATTATTCGGTGCAGGGTTTATCCTTGCAGGATGAAGGCCTCCACCAGGTTTTCCAGTTCTTCATTGTAG
- the LOC103708881 gene encoding EPIDERMAL PATTERNING FACTOR-like protein 4 isoform X1: MELMRERRRGGSFSKSALLCWVFICLFSACALIASTNSRTAHLGEEAEIRSSRTDSSTQGGLVRWRELSGGPGSYPPRCTSKCGSCTPCTPVHVPVPPGTPEITEYYPEAWRCKCGDKLYMP; encoded by the exons ATGGAGTTgatgagagagaggaggagaggtggaTCCTTCTCAAAGTCGGCTCTTTTATGCTGGGTTTTCATCTGCCTCTTCTCTGCCTGCGCTTTGATCGCCAGCACCAACAGCAGGACTGCTCATTTAGGCGAGGAAG CAGAGATTAGAAGCTCAAGAACGGATTCTTCTACTCAG GGAGGATTGGTGCGGTGGCGGGAGCTGAGCGGGGGCCCGGGGTCGTACCCGCCGCGGTGTACGTCCAAGTGCGGTTCGTGCACGCCGTGCACCCCGGTGCACGTGCCGGTGCCGCCGGGCACGCCCGAGATCACCGAGTACTACCCGGAGGCCTGGCGTTGCAAATGCGGCGACAAGCTCTACATGCCCTGA
- the LOC103708879 gene encoding CBL-interacting protein kinase 18-like, producing MENRGNVLMQRYELGRLLGQGTFAKVHYARNLKTGQSVAIKIIDKEKVLRVGLVDQIKREISVMKLVRHPNSVQLYEVMASKTKIYFVIEYVKGGELFNKVAKGRLKEDIARKYFQQLISAVDYCHSRGVYHRDLKPENVLLDENGDLKVSDFGLSALAESRRQDGLLHTTCGTPAYIAPEVINRKGYDGAKADIWSCGVILFVLLAGYLPFHDSNLMEMYRKIGKGEFKCPTWFSSDVRKLLYKILDPNPISRISITKIMENFWFSKGFDGKLMKIEAETKENIPADVAAVFSTSNCNNTVVGKQEALKVTNLNAFDIISLSAGFDLSGLFEERDHSKEARFTSRHPATAIISKLEDVARCLKFRVKKKHYGLLKMEGSKKGRKGILAIDAEIFEVTPSFHLVEIKKSDGDTLEYQKLLKEGIRPALKDIVCAWQGDCKHQQQLLQN from the coding sequence ATGGAAAATAGAGGGAATGTTTTGATGCAAAGGTATGAGTTAGGGAGATTACTAGGACAAGGAACCTTTGCAAAGGTACACTATGCTAGGAATCTTAAAACTGGCCAGAGTGTTGCTATAAAGATTATCGACAAAGAGAAGGTCCTGAGGGTTGGACTTGTAGATCAGATCAAAAGAGAGATCTCGGTAATGAAATTGGTGAGACATCCAAATAGTGTGCAGCTTTATGAGGTCATGGCAAGCAAGACCAAGATTTACTTTGTCATTGAGTATGTAAAAGGTGGTGAGCTTTTTAACAAGGTTGCCAAAGGCAGGCTCAAGGAGGATATTGCACGAAAATACTTCCAACAGCTGATCAGTGCTGTGGACTATTGCCATAGCAGAGGCGTATACCACCGTGATCTGAAGCCTGAAAATGTGCTGTTGGATGAAAATGGCGATTTAAAAGTCTCAGATTTTGGGTTGAGTGCCCTTGCGGAGTCTAGGAGGCAGGATGGCTTACTCCACACTACTTGTGGTACTCCGGCTTATATTGCTCCTGAGGTGATCAACAGAAAAGGATATGATGGCGCGAAAGCTGATATCTGGTCATGTGGGGTGATTTTGTTTGTGCTCTTGGCTGGTTATCTTCCTTTCCATGATTCAAATCTGATGGAGATGTACAGGAAGATTGGCAAGGGTGAATTTAAATGCCCCACTTGGTTCTCTTCTGATGTTCGAAAGCTGCTGTATAAGATCCTAGACCCAAATCCGATTAGCAGGATATCAATCACCAAAATCATGGAGAATTTTTGGTTCAGTAAGGGTTTTGATGGTAAACTGATGAAAATTGAAGCAgaaacaaaggaaaatattcCTGCGGATGTCGCTGCAGTCTTTAGTACCTCTAATTGCAACAATACTGTAGTGGGAAAGCAAGAAGCACTTAAGGTGACAAACTTGAATGCTTTTGATATCATCTCTCTTTCAGCAGGTTTTGATCTTTCAGGTTTATTTGAGGAAAGAGACCACAGCAAAGAAGCAAGGTTCACTTCCAGGCACCCTGCAACAGCCATCATCTCAAAGCTGGAGGATGTTGCCAGGTGTTTGAAGTTTAGAGTGAAGAAAAAGCATTATGGGTTGTTAAAGATGGAAGGGTcaaagaaagggaggaaggggaTCCTCGCAATCGATGCTGAGATTTTTGAGGTCACTCCTTCATTTCATTTGGTGGAAATAAAGAAGTCAGATGGGGATACTCTGGAGTATCAAAAGCTGTTGAAAGAGGGCATAAGACCAGCTCTCAAGGACATTGTTTGTGCATGGCAAGGCGATTGTAAGCATCAGCAGCAGCTGCTGCAAAATTAA